Proteins co-encoded in one Papaver somniferum cultivar HN1 chromosome 5, ASM357369v1, whole genome shotgun sequence genomic window:
- the LOC113284407 gene encoding uncharacterized protein LOC113284407, with protein MLEVPDSSRLSVPPQNPPLSTIDMLEPMDLFSNNGGIWSTVYTRRRGFKPSGDDVTYQHLIVFEGDNFTVDGGAEQNTKDPKYHEFFESIKNHRIPEEFAGDGKHKIEVVRGCKSLRETAADFPDENFEEYRKLMMSIKV; from the exons ATGTTAGAGGTACCGGATTCTTCTCGATTATCTGTTCCTCCTCAAAATCCACCTCTATCAACGATTGATATGCTTGAACCAATGGATCTTTTCTCAAATAATGGCGGTATATGGTCAACAGTGTACACTAGGAGGAGAGGTTTCAAACCCTCAGG TGATGATGTTACATATCAGCATTTGATTGTGTTTGAGGGTGACAATTTCACTGTGGATGGCGGCGCTGAGCAGAATACTAAGGATCCTAAATACCATGAATTTTTTGAG AGCATCAAGAATCACAGAATTCCTGAGGAATTTGCAGGAGATGGAAAGCATAAGATTGAGGTGGTACGAGGTTGTAAATCGTTGAGAGAA ACTGCTGCTGATTTCCCAGATGAAAATTTTGAGGAGTACCGTAAGCTTATGATGTCAATCAAGGTGTAG